The following are encoded together in the bacterium genome:
- the aroA gene encoding 3-phosphoshikimate 1-carboxyvinyltransferase: MGFTFCFNDLGDVLVSIGMQELAVAPIPAPDAVIRVPGSKSFTNRALICAALSRGESRILGFLDSDDTQAMREGLGRLGVEIEAEGDDLIVHGTGGEFAIPLHAINCRASGTTMRFLSACGALVPGRVILDGTPRMRERSIQELADGLQNLGISARSTAGFPPLTIHGTALEGGSISVDASNSSQYLSALLMIAPFAKTDLEITAGRITSRPYVDMTIETMSAFGISVESIGDSSFRIPAGQKYRPRSYAIEPDATAATYFFAAAAITGGRVRVDGLAPSSLQSDVRFVEVLGRMGCSVERDSRWMSVRGPKYLHGVDVDLNALPDSALTLGVVACFARGQTRIRNVWNLRIKETDRMAALKTELQKLGASVEVTETDIVIDPPKEVTAARIATYEDHRMAMSFAVAGLAVEGVVIEDPDCVAKTFPDFFDRLALLNG; this comes from the coding sequence ATGGGTTTCACCTTCTGTTTCAATGATTTAGGTGATGTGCTAGTTTCGATTGGCATGCAGGAACTGGCGGTCGCACCCATTCCAGCACCCGACGCGGTCATCCGTGTTCCCGGGTCGAAGAGCTTCACGAACAGAGCTCTGATCTGCGCTGCCCTGTCGCGCGGCGAGAGCCGGATCCTCGGCTTTCTGGACAGCGACGACACCCAGGCCATGCGGGAGGGACTCGGGAGACTCGGAGTCGAGATCGAAGCGGAAGGCGACGATCTGATCGTGCACGGCACAGGCGGCGAGTTCGCAATCCCGCTGCACGCGATCAACTGCCGCGCCTCAGGCACGACCATGCGATTCCTCTCGGCCTGCGGCGCTCTGGTTCCGGGCCGGGTCATCCTCGACGGGACGCCGCGCATGCGGGAGCGCTCGATCCAGGAACTCGCCGACGGGCTCCAGAACCTGGGTATCAGCGCCCGCAGTACTGCTGGTTTCCCGCCTCTCACGATCCACGGAACCGCGCTCGAGGGGGGCAGCATCAGCGTGGATGCCAGTAACTCGAGCCAGTACCTGTCCGCGCTCCTGATGATCGCTCCGTTTGCGAAGACGGACCTCGAGATCACCGCTGGCCGAATCACCTCCCGCCCCTACGTCGATATGACCATCGAAACGATGAGCGCCTTCGGCATCTCGGTCGAGAGCATCGGCGATTCCAGCTTCCGCATTCCCGCTGGTCAGAAATACCGACCGCGCTCCTACGCGATCGAGCCGGACGCAACCGCCGCCACCTACTTCTTTGCCGCGGCCGCGATTACGGGCGGCCGTGTTCGCGTCGATGGTCTCGCGCCTTCATCGCTCCAATCCGATGTACGCTTCGTCGAGGTGCTGGGCCGAATGGGTTGCTCCGTAGAGCGCGATTCCCGCTGGATGTCGGTGCGGGGCCCCAAGTACCTACACGGCGTCGATGTGGACCTGAACGCCCTGCCCGACAGCGCCCTGACCCTGGGGGTTGTCGCCTGTTTCGCGCGCGGCCAGACACGCATCCGCAATGTCTGGAATCTGCGCATCAAGGAAACCGATCGCATGGCGGCGCTCAAAACCGAGCTCCAGAAGCTGGGCGCGAGCGTCGAGGTGACCGAGACGGACATCGTGATCGATCCGCCCAAAGAGGTGACCGCCGCCCGCATCGCGACGTACGAAGATCACCGTATGGCGATGAGCTTTGCGGTAGCTGGACTCGCGGTCGAAGGCGTGGTCATCGAAGATCCCGATTGCGTCGCCAAGACCTTTCCCGACTTCTTCGACCGCTTGGCCCTTCTCAACGGGTAG
- a CDS encoding alanine--glyoxylate aminotransferase family protein produces the protein MPKYRLLTPGPVAVPERVRLAMAQTLLHHRAPAFIPVFAEVRENLRKIFQTEQDVLILTSTGTGAMEAAVSNVFSPGDQAVVVRGGKFGERWGELCETYDVQAEYVDVEWGQAVNPQAVRSAFERLPDARALLVQASETSTGVYHPIRELAELVHEKTGRLIVVDGISGVGVHDLRTDEWGLDVVVSGSQKSWLLPPGLGFISLSEQARAAVQDSTMKRYYFDLRKEIKAQPGDQTTWTSAVSLIVGLREALRMILEEGLQSVFARHEVLAKVTRGGIQAIGLELLAADSPAFSCTAVKVPEGVDGKAFVKQLRDQYDITVAGGQGHLTGKIFRIGHMGDVDGFDMLSAIAAVEMALADVGFPVKIGEGSRAATELLRQLSAPEA, from the coding sequence ATGCCCAAGTACCGCCTCCTGACACCGGGGCCGGTTGCCGTGCCTGAGCGCGTGCGGCTGGCAATGGCGCAGACCCTCTTGCACCATCGCGCCCCCGCCTTCATCCCCGTTTTCGCCGAGGTTCGCGAGAACCTCAGGAAGATCTTTCAGACCGAACAAGACGTACTGATTCTCACGAGTACAGGCACCGGCGCCATGGAAGCGGCGGTCAGCAACGTGTTCTCACCGGGTGACCAGGCTGTCGTCGTGCGTGGCGGCAAGTTCGGCGAGCGCTGGGGTGAGCTTTGCGAGACCTACGATGTTCAGGCGGAATACGTGGATGTCGAATGGGGGCAGGCCGTCAATCCGCAGGCGGTGAGGAGTGCCTTCGAACGCCTGCCCGATGCACGGGCGTTACTCGTTCAAGCCTCTGAAACATCCACGGGCGTCTATCACCCGATTCGCGAACTCGCCGAACTCGTACACGAGAAGACCGGTCGCTTGATCGTCGTCGATGGTATCAGCGGAGTGGGCGTGCACGATCTACGGACGGACGAGTGGGGACTCGACGTTGTCGTATCTGGGAGCCAGAAGAGCTGGTTGCTGCCACCCGGCCTCGGGTTCATCTCCCTGTCCGAACAGGCGCGCGCCGCGGTTCAGGATTCCACGATGAAGCGTTACTACTTCGATCTCCGCAAGGAAATCAAAGCGCAACCGGGCGACCAGACCACCTGGACTTCCGCGGTCTCGCTGATCGTTGGCTTGCGCGAAGCTCTGCGCATGATCCTCGAAGAGGGGTTGCAAAGCGTTTTTGCGCGTCACGAAGTTCTTGCAAAGGTCACCCGAGGTGGTATCCAGGCGATTGGGCTCGAACTACTCGCGGCGGATTCTCCCGCGTTCTCGTGCACGGCCGTCAAGGTGCCCGAGGGAGTCGATGGCAAGGCTTTCGTCAAGCAGTTGCGCGATCAGTACGACATCACGGTCGCTGGAGGGCAGGGGCATCTGACTGGGAAGATCTTCCGCATTGGACACATGGGAGACGTCGATGGCTTTGACATGTTGAGCGCGATCGCCGCGGTCGAGATGGCGCTTGCCGACGTGGGATTCCCTGTGAAGATCGGCGAGGGTTCGCGGGCAGCTACAGAGCTCTTGCGCCAACTCTCCGCACCCGAAGCGTAG